The region ATTCCGGAAGCTGGCGCCCATGACCTCGGTCTTGTAACCAAATTTCTTGTAGTAATTGTAAATGCGCGTCACCGAGACGACACCGGGGTCTTCCGCAGGCGGATAGGAATCGCGGCCGGTTGATTTTTTGTACCAGTCGAGGATTCGGCCGACAAACGGCGAGATGAGCTGCACGCCGGCCTCGGCACAGGCCACCGCCTGGGCGAACGAAAAGAGCAGCGTGAGATTGCAGTGAATGCCTTCGCGCGTGAGTTGTCGGGCCGCGCAGATGCCCTCCCAGGTCGAGGCAACCTTGATGAGAATGCGCTCGCGCGAGATGCCCGCCTTCTCGTAGCGGCCAATGAGCGAACGCGCTTTGGCGATGGAACCTTCGACATCGAAGCTGAGCCGCGCGTCCACCTCGGTCGAAACGCGGCCGGGGACGATTTTCAAAATCTCAGTTCCGAAGGCGACGGCCAGTCTGTCCAGTGCGATGCCCATCGTCTGGCCGGCGTTGGCCGACTCCTGTTTAGCGTCGGCGAGTGTCTTTTCGACGAGTGCCGTGTATTCGGACATTTGGGCGGCCTTGAGCAACAGGCTGGGGTTCGTGGTGGTGTCACGCGGCTGATACTTGCGAATGCTGTCGAAATCCCCCGTGTCGGCGACGATGACGCTGAATTGCTTTAACTGGCTTAGAAGATCGTTCATAACATTGAACAGATACCCCAACTTCGACGTCGGGTAAAACGAAAACGCGGGCCGGAGTGGCGGTGCCGGGCGGTTGCCGAAAGATGGTGGATCGGGAAAGTGGCGTGGACAGGGTCATCGCCAAGCGAAGACGAATCCATGGCTCGATATCGTGGAGTTCGCTCAGTTCGTCCGATCATTCTGCGCTGAAGCATGAATCTGTCTTTTTCGTGCCGAACTATGGCCTCCGACCTCTGTCTCCCCGGCTTGGACGCGGGCTTTCGGTTCTTCACTCGCTGCGTTCAAACTCGCCAGCACCGGAGGAACGAGATCATTGAAAAAATATGGCAAGGCTTCGTGCGTGGCCCCCGGCACCACCAGCAGTTTGCTGCCCGGCCCTGCTTTCTCGTACAATTTCCGAACGTCGGCCAGTGGCGTGATTTTGTCCTCTGTCCCGGCCACGAACAACGCGGTCACCGGAGTTCCGGCCAGCACCGTGGTGGTATCGAGCTGGCGGGCTTCAACGTTGAGGAGCAAGGGCAGTTTTTTCAGCCCCGACCGGACGAGTGCCCGGGGTATCCAGGCGGCGTACTGCCGGCAGATGTTCAGGACCGCATTCGACAACACGGCATAGGGCGCGATCGCCACCACGCTTTCGACGCGCGGCTCGACCGCCTTCCATCTCAACGCCAGCGCGGCGCCGTAAGATTCGCCGACGGCCGCAACCGGAGAAATCAGTTGGTTCTCGCCCGCCAGCGCGTCCAGCAGCTGGCCGAGGTCGTGCGCTTCCTGCACGCCAAAGTAAATCCGCGACCCTGTGGATTTTCCGTGTCCGCGCAGGTCCACCTGAACGCAACGCCAGCCTTCCTGCGCCAGGCGCAGCGACCACGGCGCCATGGCGAATCCACCTTCGCCGTAACCGTGCAGCAAAACCACCGTGCCCCGCGGCGATGAGGTCCACGCGTTCGTCCGGGCCGGCAGCGTGGCAACAAAGGAAAACTTGAAATGCGGTCTGCCCCGTTCCGTCCAGTTGGTCGAGGAGGCTTTGACGCCGTAATCCGCCGGCTCGATGATGCGATAGCGAAGCCGCGCCGGAGGCGGGCCGACCTGGACAAAATGCGACGGGAAATTGGTCAGGAAATTATCTTCGAACGCGAGTTGCACGGGCGCGGCGGGAGCGAGCCATGAAGGATACGAATTCGGCGCCTGGGCCATTCGGCGGGCGGCGAAACCACCGCAGCCCGCCGTCCCCGACATGAGCAGCAGCAACACCGGCCACAGGCACAACTTGAATCGCATCAGGAGAGTTGCTTAACCCGCCGGCGGCGGTTTGCCAAAAAAAATCCGCCGGAACGCCCGCTTCCTTCGACGGTGATGTGAATGCGCGGCCGTGTCCCCCGGACGGGTTTGTCGTTCTTCCCTTCGTGATCTCCGCGGGATGGCTCGGTTTTCAGAGCTCCCGTGACAAAGCTCTGCGCCACTTGTCCAAGCAATACCAAAAAAGTCCATGGGATCCCGCCTGCCTCTATGAAGATCAAAAAGATTGCTGCCTGCACGCTTTCCGTCGTCGCGGTTGTCGGAGCGCTTGGCGCGGGGATTTACCACGCGCTCACGAGAGACCCGACGCCGATCAGGATTGATCAGAAACTTTATGACGATTACGCCGGCTATTATGATTTCGGGAATGGGTACGTCATCACCGTCCATCGTGACGGCAACCGGCTGATGTCGGATGTCCCGGGGCAATTGTCCCGTGAACTTTTTCCCGAAACCGAATCCAAATTCTTTGTCAAAGGAGAGCCCTTGCGAATTATTTTTCATCGGAACAACACGGGACAGGTTGATTCTGTGATTGCCCAATGGAAGAAAGGTCAGGAAAGGGCGGAAAGGATACCGGCTTTGCCGCACAACCTGGAGTTCACCAACGCAATCATCGCCGTCACCACCGGCGGCAAAGCAGCCGAAGCCGGACTGGAGATTTTGAAGGAAGGCGGCACCGCAGCCGACGCCGCCATGGCCATCGCATTGTGCGAAGTGGTCCATGCCGGCGGTTCCTATGTCAGTTTTGCCGGCCCGTTGATGATGATGTATTACGATGCGTCGAGCGGGAAAGTTTTTTACCTCGACGCGCAATACAACACGCCGATCGAGGAAAAGCATGCGGGGTCCATTCCCGGAAAAGGCGGACGCACTGCTCTGGTCCCCGGCTTCATGGCCGGCGTGCAGGCCGCGCATGATCGGTTCGGCAAAGTTACCTTCAAACGGCTGTTCGACCAGGCGATCGCGATGGCCGAAAACGGCGAACTGGTCAGCCCGGTCATGGAATGGTGGATCAATTCAAAGAAAAGCGTACTCAGCCGGTTGCCCGAAACAAAAAGGATATTTACCAAGGCGGATGGAAAATTTTACGCCAAAGGCGATTTGTTCCGACAACCGGAACTGGCCGGAACTTTGAGCAAAGTTGCGGGCCAGGGCGCGACTTACATGTATGAAGGAGATTGGGGTCGAAAATTTGCCGAGGTGATCCAGAAAAATGGCGGCAAAATCACGCATCAGGACATGAAGAACTACAAGGCGGTCTGGGAAGAGCCGTTGCAGACCACCTACCGGGACTATCAGGTCTATGCGCCGGGACTCTCCTCGTGGGGCGGAGTGAACACGGTCGAGGGAATGAACCTGCTGGAGCTGGCCAATTTGAAACAATACGGCCACTTCACCACTTCCGCGCGAAGTTTGCTTCGGTTGATGGAAATTGCGCAGTGCGACCGCCTGACCTGGCAATGGCGGCAATTCAAGGAACACGATCTGTCCCCGAAATCGCGCGCCACCAAACAGACCTCCGCCTGGATCTGGCACCGAATGCAGAGCGGAACCTGGTACTGGCAACCCAGGGCGATGAACAACAACGGCGGAAACCACACCGACGCACTGGTGGTCGCGGACCAGTGGGGAAACATGGCGGTGCTGAATCACACCATCAATACGGTCTTGTGGGGAAACACCGGAATATTTGTGGACGGGGTATCGATTCCGGATTCCGCGCGGTTTCAAGCGGGAGACGTCGCCCTGGCGGGACCGGGCCATCGCCTGCCGATCGGCATGAGCCCGGTCATCATCTGCCGCGGTGGAAAGCCAGTGTTGGGCTCAAGCACGACCGGTGGCGGGCTGCACCCAAAACATCTGCAGGTGCTGGTGAACATTCTCGATTTCGGCATGGACCCGCAAACCGCCGTGGACACTCCGGCTTTCGTCGGGCACGGATGGGATGTCGAGCCGGAAACGTTTGACCCGAAAGTCCTCGATGCAGTCAAGGAACTGGGAGTGAAAATAAACGTCTCAAAGGTCGCCGGAATGTCACGCGGGTACTGGGTGGGCGTCCAGATTGATCCGATAAACCATAAAATGAAAGGCGGTGTGTCACGAGGTTTGGAAGGACAGATCGCCGGTTACTGAATCGTACCGACGCGATTCAAGTTCGGTAGATGAGTATCAATCCTTGCGCTCCCTTGCGATTCTCGCGGAACAGTGATGTTTCCCGAGCCGATGTGAGAAAACGCCTGGCTGCCCGTCCTGTGTCTGCCGAATGATCGATAACCGTTGGGACCCCTGCGCCCGAGGCTCCAGGGAGCCGGTGGAGAACGCTCTTGCGAGCAACCCGCGACGGATGGAGACTCCGGCCATGAACCGAAAATTCCGCCGATTATTCCCGTTTCTACTGCTTCCGGCCCTGCTGACGGGATGTCTCGAGTTCGAGCACCAGACGATGAGTTACCATTACGACAAGTCCACTGACACCCTTCGCATATTCCAGGACTATCATGGCATCTTCGGCGAGGACGCCAAAGGCAAAACCGGCGAGGGACCGAGTGCGGACGAGCAGGAGCAACTGGAGTCGGTGTTGAAAGGCCAGCGCACGTTTTTCTTCAGCAACTGGATTTTCGAATACAACCGCGCGCAGCTCGAACAACAATTACAAGAGTTGAAAATTCCCGAAAAGCGCGCCGAATTGAACCTGTCGGAAGCCGGACTCGCCAGCCTGGAAAAACTTCTCAAGCTTCTGCTTGAAAACGTCCGCGTGGAGAACGGGCCGTTTTATTTGGACGCCGGGAAAAAGCTCTGCGGCGTGCAGTACGTCACCGTCACCCGCTGCCCGGCGCTAATCGCGGCGGTCAACGAGTCCGCGCCGTATTTCGTCAAGTCTCAAACCGAACATGAGAATCTTTCGGAGCAAGACAAAGCCGCCGCGCTCAGGTTCGCCGGCCACCCGCACCCAGTCGTTCAACTGGACGGCAATGCCCTGACCGTCCGCTGGCCGGCGTCGCGCGAAAGCTACGACCGGGACTTCGGCCCGTCGGCACAGGACGCCACGAAAGTCGCTGAGGCGAGGAAGGCGGGCTTGAACTTTTCCTTCGAAGACGATGCCGTGATTTGCAAGCTCGGCAAATCTTCCGACTCTATCACCGGTCTGAAGCTGTCCTTCAGCACGAACACCTACGTGCCGAATCTCGTGGGGCCGGCCGGGAAACAACACGTCATCCGGGATGCGTTCGACGCGAAGACCGCGGCTGATGATTTTCTCCTGGGCAATCGCAAGGCGTCCGCCGCGCAGAAATAGAACGCTCCAGGTCGCGGGTGAATTGCAGCAACGTCGGTGGACGTGGCCTGACAATGTCGAGACCGGAAGGAAGTGTCCGTGCACCACGCCGACCGGACATCGCGACGCGGCGTCCCTGGCAGCCTTCGCTCCCTCCGCGTCTTCGCGGGATGAGCACAAACGAACCTACTTCTTGCGCGTGTACTCGATGGTCATCACCTTGTTCTCTTTGCCGTCCGCATCAAGAGCGAACATCGTGAACGTGAAATGGTCATCGTCCGACATCTGCGTCACCATCTTGTGTTTGGCCATTTTGCCGTCCGGTCCCATGGCCTCGCCGGTCATTGTCGTGGTCTTCTTCTCTTTGTCGTGCGTGCCTTCGAGGAACAGGGGCCGGCCGCTCATCGAGTCCACCCACACCGACACGAACTTTTTCTTTTCCGCATCATAACCATCCATACCGTGGCCCGAGAATTTCTGGTCACCGAATTCGCCCTGGAAATCGCTCATCAACCACATGCCGCCGCAGATCATCTTGTACGTCGCGGTCGCAGCCGATTCAGTGTCGCCCATCTTCATCTTGGCGTTCCAGGTCCCTTCGAGTTTTTTGAGGGCCTCGTGCTCCGGGCCGGGGGCAGCCTGCCCTAGCGCACTGATGCCAGCGGTGGCGAGTATGATTAGAACTGAGCCAAAAATAGAAGCCTTTGTATTTGCTTTCATAATGTTCGACAGTCGCGAGTCAAATGAAAGAAGTCAAGCCGACAAGGGCGGTCGATCTCAAGCGAACGGCCGAGGCAGATTGAGAGCAAGCGACGGTAGTACCTACTGAAGCCGAGCCTCACACAATGCAGTGCCGAAATTCTCGACGCCCGACCTAGAGAGGTCGTTTGTTCCCTCTACGATCACCCAAGAGGCCGAAGATGAATCGTATCCGGTGGAGCAGGCCGATTCTACATAGCAATCTAAACATGTGACGCATGGTGTGCGTTGCTTAATTTAGGGAAACGGGCCTTCATCTCTGTGCGGCGATGGCACTTCGGCGATCAAGGTTGAATATCCTGGCTGGTCGCTTTACAACAATTGTACTCATAGATACATTAGGCGAGACCTTCCAAGACTCACTTTGGCCAAGCGATGAAACTTCTGGGAATTCTCCTGCTCAGTGCATGCGCAATCTCTTTGAGCGTCCAAGCAGCCACGTTCGTAGTAACGAGCACGTCAGACGACGGACCGGGTTCATTCCGTCAAGCGATCCTAGACGCGGCCGGCAACCCGGGGCCAGATGCCATCACTTTCTCCAACGTGACAGGCCAAATCACGTTGCTCTCGCAAGTGTCGGTAATGGGAGACGTAACTGTTAACGGCCCAGGCGCGCACCAACTCGCGGTTTTCTGCGCAAGCTCCGACGCTCAGTCCGGCATCCTCATTGAGCCATCGGCCACGATTACAATCTCGGGGCTTCGCCTCACGCGGTGGGGCTCATACGGGGTAAACGGTGGAGTCATTTCCAATGACGGGACGCTGTCCCTTCGGGATTGCGAGTTGACGTCGTCTCAACTGTTTTCCGTCCGAGGGGCGGCCATTTACAATACGGGCACTCTTTTCATTTCGGGATGCACCATCGCGAATAACGCGGCCCTCGCAACGGGCCAGACCTATCCTATTCCATCATGCACGAGCGCATACGGCGGCGGGCTTTATGTTGCGTCAGGCTCGGTGGTCATTACAAACTCGACGTTCTCGGGGAATCGCGCCGCAGGCTTCGCGACAGGCTACTTTTCCTGTAGCGGCCGGGGCGGGGCAATCTATGCCGCAGGCGGGAATTTACTGCTCGTAAACTGTACGCTCGCCGACAACGGCGCCGATGCAGGGGGAGGGGGCGCAATTTACGGGGGTGATGTCACGATGCTGAACTGCATCGTCACGGACGAAATCGTCGGGGGGACCTTGAATAGCAGCGGAAAGAATCTCTTCACGAATTCGATCTCAGCCAAACTTGGCCCCCTTCAGGATAATGGCGGTCCAACGCTGACCCGAGCCTTGCTTGACGGCAGCCCAGCCATTGATCAGGCCGTTGGGGATGCAGCGCCGACCGTTGACCAGCGCGGGGTGACCCGGCCACAGGGACGCCGTGTTGATCTCGGCGCATTCGAACTTGAAGGCGTCCCTTTCTCATTTCAGTTGGACGTGGCTTCGAACGGGTCCGGCACAGTCTCGCGATATCCGGAGCTTTTGATCTTTCCTTCAAACGCCGTGGTAACGCTTACCGCGACCGCGGACGAAGACTACGCTTTCACTGAATGGTCGGGTGACGCCTCGGGAAATACAAACCCGCTGTTGGTTTCAATGGACGAAGACAAATCGATCGTCGCCAACTTTCAATACTCCCCTGCTACAGTAACAAATGCTCCGGGTGCGAC is a window of Candidatus Angelobacter sp. DNA encoding:
- a CDS encoding transaldolase, with the translated sequence MNDLLSQLKQFSVIVADTGDFDSIRKYQPRDTTTNPSLLLKAAQMSEYTALVEKTLADAKQESANAGQTMGIALDRLAVAFGTEILKIVPGRVSTEVDARLSFDVEGSIAKARSLIGRYEKAGISRERILIKVASTWEGICAARQLTREGIHCNLTLLFSFAQAVACAEAGVQLISPFVGRILDWYKKSTGRDSYPPAEDPGVVSVTRIYNYYKKFGYKTEVMGASFRN
- a CDS encoding alpha/beta fold hydrolase, which codes for MRFKLCLWPVLLLLMSGTAGCGGFAARRMAQAPNSYPSWLAPAAPVQLAFEDNFLTNFPSHFVQVGPPPARLRYRIIEPADYGVKASSTNWTERGRPHFKFSFVATLPARTNAWTSSPRGTVVLLHGYGEGGFAMAPWSLRLAQEGWRCVQVDLRGHGKSTGSRIYFGVQEAHDLGQLLDALAGENQLISPVAAVGESYGAALALRWKAVEPRVESVVAIAPYAVLSNAVLNICRQYAAWIPRALVRSGLKKLPLLLNVEARQLDTTTVLAGTPVTALFVAGTEDKITPLADVRKLYEKAGPGSKLLVVPGATHEALPYFFNDLVPPVLASLNAASEEPKARVQAGETEVGGHSSARKRQIHASAQNDRTN
- a CDS encoding gamma-glutamyltransferase, with translation MKIKKIAACTLSVVAVVGALGAGIYHALTRDPTPIRIDQKLYDDYAGYYDFGNGYVITVHRDGNRLMSDVPGQLSRELFPETESKFFVKGEPLRIIFHRNNTGQVDSVIAQWKKGQERAERIPALPHNLEFTNAIIAVTTGGKAAEAGLEILKEGGTAADAAMAIALCEVVHAGGSYVSFAGPLMMMYYDASSGKVFYLDAQYNTPIEEKHAGSIPGKGGRTALVPGFMAGVQAAHDRFGKVTFKRLFDQAIAMAENGELVSPVMEWWINSKKSVLSRLPETKRIFTKADGKFYAKGDLFRQPELAGTLSKVAGQGATYMYEGDWGRKFAEVIQKNGGKITHQDMKNYKAVWEEPLQTTYRDYQVYAPGLSSWGGVNTVEGMNLLELANLKQYGHFTTSARSLLRLMEIAQCDRLTWQWRQFKEHDLSPKSRATKQTSAWIWHRMQSGTWYWQPRAMNNNGGNHTDALVVADQWGNMAVLNHTINTVLWGNTGIFVDGVSIPDSARFQAGDVALAGPGHRLPIGMSPVIICRGGKPVLGSSTTGGGLHPKHLQVLVNILDFGMDPQTAVDTPAFVGHGWDVEPETFDPKVLDAVKELGVKINVSKVAGMSRGYWVGVQIDPINHKMKGGVSRGLEGQIAGY
- a CDS encoding DUF1579 domain-containing protein, with the protein product MKANTKASIFGSVLIILATAGISALGQAAPGPEHEALKKLEGTWNAKMKMGDTESAATATYKMICGGMWLMSDFQGEFGDQKFSGHGMDGYDAEKKKFVSVWVDSMSGRPLFLEGTHDKEKKTTTMTGEAMGPDGKMAKHKMVTQMSDDDHFTFTMFALDADGKENKVMTIEYTRKK